The window CACACAGAGACCAGGCCTGGCACAAAACTAAACATGGACAAAACACTGCCTCATTCACACAGCACCAGGAATGCCACccagaaagaaaacactttaCAACACCTAAGGGAGATAAGAACcaccagccagcagagcagtaAGATGTTGCTTTTGACAAAGCAGAATTTCGTAACCTGACAATCTGTGCAGATTCTGGAAGGATGACAAAAACACAACTGTCCCCTAGCAAGGAAATGAGAGCTTAAGCATTGATTATAAAGAGATAATAAAGAAGCATGGGTGGTTTGTAGAGTAGTTTACTAAAGCCAGGAGAATTTAGAGCCAAATTAGGTTCTTGCACATAAAAATTCCCTGGAACTTAGGGTGAGTTCACATGTGATTGCTTGCTCAGGCAGTCTGCAGCTGACAGACAGCACCCAACTTTTCTCTCTGGCCACACAGGATCCATCCAGGTTGATTCCAATCCCAGGTGAAAAGACTtttcaataaattaaatatgATGGTAACAAAGTTGCAGACATTATaccagagctgtgttttgggtttatttgtttAATAATCATGCTTCAGAATAGCACCACAGCTGAGCAAGATGGGGTTCTCAGGAGTTCTCAAGGGACAACTTGATGCCACACTAGACAAGTATAAGCACACCCAGCAAGGCACAGCATGAAGATCTTTATGAGAAAGCATTGCCTCCCTCAGCCCTAAAACACTCACAAGCACTGAACTGAATTCTCCATCATTCAGCGTTACCATTATTAGAGTATCATTCACCCACTTGTCTGCAAACTGCCTTCTTCTCCTACCAACTGCTCTGTCTCACAACAATACCTCATTTCTGGCTCAGAAGACCAACAAGAAGCTCtcccctgagctctggcagtgtccccatgaTCACTTGGCAGAAGGCAGCATGACAATGGTGTGACAGGCATCCCCCAAGGAGACTGCACACATcagtcactgctgctgacacGCTCCACACCCGGAGGAGCTCCTCCACACCAGGGGAGGTTTCTGggtgcaggcagctgctcctgatgGACCATCCTAAAGCAGCAGGTTTTCCTGTTTCACCAACAGCAGAATCAGGAAGCTCCTCTTTGCTCTGATGGCGCTGGTGACACTGCCACGCTGGCTTGTGCCGAGTCTGCTTGAGTAAAGCAAATCATGTAATGAGTAGAGAGGACTGAAGTCCTATTTCTAGTCCAAGGACAAATCTACTAAAAGGAAATGGCACTGCAAAAACAATTGCAAGTTATCTCTTTATGATGATCTTTATATGATGTGCAAAAAGTCTttccaacaacaacaacaaaaaattctcttctgattttgttttttttaaaggaaactgaAGAACCACTCTCACATTTTCAGAGGATGAGCTGTTGTTGGGTACCACCAAAAATAGCCAACATTTACTGCGCAGAACACAAATCATCTTGATCTGAATACTCTGAATGACTGAACACTGACCCTCATCAACTGTTTAAAGGATGGTGAGGATTAATAGCttaaataaaggaataaacacaaatcttctcttcttttcctaCATGACAAAAGCAGGAATTTGCAAATCTCCATGAAACAATCTTAAATTTCCTGAATGACAGTCCCAAGCTCTGGCCAGGGACTCATTTCTGAAGCCTGGCACGCTGGATTGCTCTGATAGATGCAGGCAATGGGAAACTGCCTTTGGCTGAGGCTTCTGCCATCTCTAAAGTACATCCAAGGTTCCTGGCAGTTTAACTCTTCCTGAAGATAATAAATCTCTTGTGAGACAGGAAGGCTGAACAATCACATACTTCAAGCCTAGCTCAATCTGTATAGTTCCAAGAACAACTTCCAGTGCAGGTGATAGCAAGTATATGATAAGCAAAGTTCCAGGAGGAGCTCTGTTGAAAAAACAGAATTATGGGAAACAGACTGAACTACTCATTGTATGGACACAGATCCATTCCAGCACTCAGGCAGTAAAACTGAAATGAACTCCCTCAAAGCTAAAAATGCCCAATAGAACTCAAAAGGCAAGGTAATTATTTTGGTTTGACAGAGGGAGAGGACAGGTCACTCGTTCCCACAGAGAATATCTCACCTTGCTGACATTGAATGGAAACACATCTTTCAGTCAATCTGGGCTTTTCCCCAAAGCTCCATTTTCTGTGCTACAGATTTATAACCCTGGCCAAGCCTGTACCACTCTGGGCTAAATAAAAAACTCAAAGTCCGTAAGAAATGTAGCAGCACatgccccagcagcctctcctgTGGTGTCACAGCTCCCCCCACGGGATcaggctgctctgccactgCACATTCCCGGCACTGACCCTCTGCCCACATCCCCGTTAATGCAGGTTCCTCAGATCTCAGCTGTGACAGCCGCTGACCAATGCTTGtcctgtgtgcagggacacagggactcAGGATGGCACCCATGGGATAAAGGCAGCTTCTCTCTTTCCACCTTTTCCTTAGGCAAATGGAAGCAAACACCAGCCAGCAATTGAGGGTGTTAGTTCCAACAGGAGAGAGTAATTCCATGAGAGATGAACACCTGAATGACAGAGTCTGTACTGTGTGGGTGACAAAGGTGACATTTGCAACACCAGCTGCCCTTGTCCTTGCTCCCACCCCCCGGGTAAGGACCCACCTATTCTCATCCAACATAACACAGCTCTGGcataaaaacaaaactgaaaactcCAGCAGGAACATTAAAGATGTATTTATTGTCAAACAGTAGCACATTAAAATAAGCAGGCAAATGTCGTAGTAACTAACCAAATACAGGGGAATGCCTTGCGAATTCACCAAGTTTTAGTTTCTGACAtcttcagaaaatatatttttttctttggctgACAGGAAACCACAAAGCACAACAGTCCTGTAATTGGAGCAATCAGACACATATGGGGACAATAATTATAGGCAAAATAAACTGGTTGAAAACAGATCTATTTACTGTATTTCTAACCACCTCATACTTTTATTCTTCATTATTTGAGGGTTtgagctttcttttttttccttatcttggCAGTTTCAAGATTTTTAGGTTTTGGAACTGTAGGGACCAGTTTATAAATGTTTGTTATCTGGGCTGGCAATAGTGGCTTGTTCCACTGAGAAGATAAACAATTCACTTCAACAAAGTTTGATGTTACAGAAAAATGACTTATGTTTCTCATAATTACTCAAATTGGGGAAGCAAGTTTTTTCATGAAACAAATTATGAAATTGCTTGTTTGTTTAGTATTAGTCAAGCATACTCTTATTTCAGAGTTATGAAAATTACAGTTTTCTTCATTATAGCCAGACAAACCATAAGATACAAAGCTTGAAGTTAACAGTATAAGTACAGCtctttgaagaaaatgaaaaagcccCACATCCCCAAAAAACAGTTTAGTTACTTCATAAAGGAAACAGCATGGGATTAACCCATTGGAAGAGCACTCTTGTGAAATTCTTCAACAGAACACATGAAAGtttgagaaaaacagaaatttgtGTACATTTAGGAACAGgagaacacagaaaacactCTTAAGGTGAGCTGTTCCAATTAAGCACCTTTATTGCAAACAAATGTTGGAAGACAACCTTAGTACTTGACTAAAATACATCTTCTTGTTATTTATAGTCCCTGAGCCCTTTGCCACTGAGATGGGAAAGGTGCATTGAATGTACCTTCAAATAAATCCTTCAGATTACATTCTGACAAAATACATCAGACTTCAGTGAATCATCTTCAAGGACAACCTTAGCTGGGTGATGTCATCAGCAATTAAAATTCCAAAGTTGCTAACATGCCTCCAGTAATTGTTTTCTCCATTATATCCAAGTACCTCCCTTCATAACTGCATTTATGCTAAAAAATTGCTGAAACACAACCCTTGGCATTGCAAAGCACAGGCCAGGTGGACTTCATTTGGGAATCCACACTGCTGTAAATGATTTTGCTCTCCCACACAGCCAAACTAAGAAAAATGTGGACAACAGCAGTAAGTCACAACCACTGAGAACATTGTCTTTTTCTAATCACCCAGTGCAATAAATTTATTGTGTAATTCTACATTCCCTCTGTCAGTAGAGAAGGTATTAGAACCACTACATCCTGGCTAAGTGTAGGGTTATTTATCCCATGAGGACACAAGCAGTTATGACAAATGCATTTACTTTAGACAGAGGTGGTTATAGAGTCCAAGGACACACCAAAAATGACAACACACATCTGTAACTTGGAATGGGTGAGATGGTTTCCCCAGGCTCTCACTGCTGATGCTCTTGCTGAGAGACATGATACTGTAGCTTAGGTTTGTTAGGGTTGTGTTCAATCAGCCAGTCAGCAAGCCAAATCTGtgaacaaaaaacacaaaacccaaatgTTTTCAGCTTTCTGTTGCTTTCTATTAAGTTCATAGCAGAATATTATAAAAGCATTATTATATATAAAGGCATTATTTGAAAGCTCTGCTACAGATACTCTCCTACTGTGCTACAAAATTCAGCCCTTTTAGAAAGAAATGGACATGCAGATAacctgttttttaaaaatgttttattaaatcTTCCCAGCCTACGCTGCTTTTGAACAATGCACCATGACCTATAGAAGACAACTTGTCCTGGCAATGTTTATCTCTGTGAAAGTATAAGACCATTACAGCCATAGTTCAAATAATTCAGCCAGCTCTGTTTTGGAATGCTGCTGCACAATATGCATGAAACTGCTTAATGAAATATTACTGCTGACAACACTCAGAGATACTTAATTCACTAAGAGTGCCAGCCTTCTGCACTGAATCACCTTACAGTACCTAAAACATAAAACCcaaacatggctgctttttgAAATTCATCTTTTAAGTTTTCCAGCATTGTACTTAAATGAGAATGTGGGAGGCAGGAATGCCTTGGGTCCTAATTCCATCTGCCAGTCTGGGCCTGGCCTGAGGCAAATTAACCTTCTGCCTCGATTTCTCCACTTGTAAAGCAAAGTTTTTAACACATCCTTATTTACTTCACAAGGCTGTTGACAACTGGTTTCTGGAATGCTGAGAACAACAAACTTCATAGCACACTGTGAAGAAAGAGCTGACAGAACAGCAGACAGGCAAGGTAAGCAACACTCTGCTTTTACTACCACGAATTAAAGGTTTGCAAAGGGAGAGCCCGGCTGAGCACTAGGACAGGTAAAACAACAGCACAGTGGTAAGAACCCAagacagaaatggaaaacaaacaaaatagcCCAAAACACAAAACTCCTTAGGAAAActactttggaaaaaaagaaatcttcaaaTCATTTGAACCAAATAAATTTATCCTGTATTGCTTAAGGAACTGGTTGAGAGAACCTCTGTGCTAACAGCAAGTATTTCTGAGTGCACAGACACTTTCTGATGTCATCTGCAAAatgagaggaaagaagaaaaggatacTGGAAAAAAAGCATCCCAACAGTCTCCCTGTAAGCCACCTAGCAGAACACAAACTGAAAAGCAACAGgcaatatttatttctgaagcAGTATCAAATCAACactattttccttctgttacAAGGTCACAGACATTATGGACAACAAAGAAGATGCAAATAGAATGTTTTTAGCAAAGCTGCTGACACTGCTTCATCCAGCTTTCTTACaagcaaggaaggaaagcactgtCTCAATGATAGAGAAATATACTGTTAGATACCTCATAATTGACTAGAAAATTGTGCTAAGAATGCAGATTAACTGGAaggcaaaacaatgagttagAAAGATGGGAcatgcaacaacaaaaaaatcagtatttaatAAAGAGAAgactgaagggaaagaaaatgagaatacTCTTCAAATATGCAATAggttgcttaaaaaaaaagatattacaTTGTCTCCAATGTCTTTTGGGGatagtaaaaggaaaaaaaggtaatgGGCTTAAAATTGGAGCCAGGAGATTTAGGCTATCTTTCAGTGAAAGCTTTTAACAAGTATAATTAAGCACTGAAACAGATTGCCTGGGGAGACTGTAGATTCTCCATCATTTGGAGTGCTAAACCACAGGCCAGACACACATTTGTTAGGAATAGTTACAATCGGTTTGGCCTTTGGGCAAAGGAATGGACTTCATCTGTTTTCTAGATTTCTATGGTAACAGTGCCAGACATACAAAGTGAACAGGTTACAGAGCTGGAACAATCAAAGTACATTAAACATGGCCTTATGTATATCACATAGTTCATAGGAACATCCCAAGTgatttttaaggctttttttctgaaaaatatccTTTAGAAAAATGCAGTGTTGACTATAAATGTGATAATGATGTAAAATCATTACACTGGTTGCTGTACAACTGCCAGCAACTTGCACATTAATTATCTGCATGCTTAAATAACTATTGGTGTGAATGACTGGAGCTTTAACAAAGATACATTAACCACGTTTCTCCAGATGTaagaaaactgattttgtttAGGGACTTATAACACGCTCTTGTGTCACCTCTAACAAACAAATCAACTTACTGAAACCAAATAACAGAGTAGCTCATCAGCTGACAGCACAGTTCAtcaccagcagagcagctctgctgtgaacAGGGAGTTACTGACAGCTGGTGAGTgcctcccagagctgggcactgcacgtaccatgggctctgctggcttctccttgcacagggcagtgagccctgccagcagcgTGGGCTTCACGTACAGGTTCAGGTAATCCCGAGCCCTCTGGCCAGTGGGGAGTGGCTCCAGGATTGCTGCAGGAGGAAGCACGGGTGTTAGAAAGCAGCCTCTGCAGTGATGAAACACAACATCCTTTCAAAGGTTGTAAATATGTGAGCTGCTCTTTTCCTTAGTAAGTTAATAATACATCATGGGTTTTATAGCTTCTCCCACAACAAACTGCAAAGGAACTCCCTAAACTTCTTCACTCTGTCCCTGGGGTAATTGTACTAATGATAGTCTATTATGAAAAGGGAGGAAGTCACATCATCTGGGGAAAACCTGAATCCTTGAAGATGCATTTGGGGCAGAAGACAAACAGTATATCCCTTGTTTAGCACTTTCTTCTTCCAGTGTGAAGCTGGTTTCTGAAGACCCTAAAAATCTCACCTTTAGTCATGTTCTGATTGTCAGGGTGAGAAGAGACATGGTTTACACAACGGGTAAGGTTTGTAAGGAACTGCAACATCTTTTATAGAACTCGGTGATACAACTGACAAAAAGTATCAGACACCCTTTTCTAGCAGTTTCATGTGCACCTTTCTGTCAGAGCAAATCCTGTTACATTACAAACCAGACATCCTCTTGCAGCCTTTCCAGGTTCTAGGGCCCTTTTCCTGGCACTTAACTTTGGAATTGCACTGTCATGTGAGCATCCAGCTGCTTTTGAATAGTAATTACTCAGCCTGAATCCAAGAAAAGAGTCAGTCTCTCAAGTCAACCGAGGCTGACTGTGCCAGAAACACTTGCTGGAGTGTAATAGCTTCCCATTTCTTCTCATTTACCAGCTTTGACTGCTCCAATTCCCAGAGCAGAGTTTGAAAGGTGCAGGCAATCTCTGTAAATACACTGGCTCCTCAGACATTTTTGGTAAGCCTTCCATTGCAGAAAATGTCAGTTTATACATAAAGAGACCCACAATCCTGtcaaacaaaccaacccaaccTCTCCTAAATCAGTTGTATGTGGAgtcagggcaggacagggaagaGCTCCACACCCCCAGGACTGGCAGGGAACCAACTGCCCCATTTTACCTTCTGGAAATATGAACCgaatttccttctctgctgaGGAGGTGCTGACACTGCCGTGGAGCCCATTTCTCAGCTCGTCAGTGCCATAGAGAGCTCTTAAGCTGAAAACAAGGGAAATAACTGCTTGGAGGGCAACTGCAATCCCTTCCAAGTCTCTGCAGCCTGAGAGCACAGAAAAGCAATAGACATGGACCAATTAACAAGACATTGGCTTGCTGTTGCTTTAAACATAAGCAAAATGTAATATTGATACATTCAGAATTCCTCATAAAATAGGAGAACTTTGCTTACTAAAAAACAACAGTGAAAAGCTGTTGCAGAAAACTGAAGAGATAAGAAGCCTGTATCTGTACtgtacaaacaaacaaattttaaaaaatgaattctgGTCTGAATCCAAAGAATGACAAAATAATCCTACTGACTTGCCCAAGGCCGGCCAGTGAGTTACCTGTGAGGGTGAGTTATCCTGGCTCTTAGGCTGTTGGATGGTCCAAGCATTTCCTTCCAGTATGAGACTGCACAATTTCTAGCAAGAACCATAGCAACTATAGGACCAGAACTCATATAGGCTGttaaattaggaaaaaacatttttccaaatTGTTCTGCATAGAAGTTGCTACATTGCTCTGGGCTTAACTGGAGCTTCCGTTTCTATAAAgtgtagaaggaaaaaaaaattaaaattgcttgCTACATTGAAACAGGTTAGAGAATTAAAAGCAGCATAGAGTCCTCTCCTGGAGTCATATCTTCAAGTGAAGAACACAGAGTAACTTCTGAAATTCCTCTGATTCTGTCAGATAGGATCCTCTAGATAGAGAGTAACAAAGAGCAGTTTTCCAAGCTAATTAAGGAAGAGCCCATTTGAGTAAGATGTGATTTTAGCCCAGGCAAACTACAGCCATTGCAGATGACAGAGCACTGTACAGGAAAAGTGAAGAGCATTACCAGGGCAGGATTTTATTACTCAGCTGCTACAGCACAATGTTCTACTTTTAAACAAGTTTCTCTCCAGCCCACACTGTTAATTATGCAATTGTTCTATTTTTCATTCAGTGCTTTGTGACTGTCCCAGTAGCTGCCTAGCCTGCAGGTGGCCAAGATCAGGACAACTTTGGGAACTTATCAGAAACCACAgtcaacaaaaaataaaattcaaagtgCATTCTTTGAGCTCAAACTTGTACAACACAAGAGTTCCATATACTCAGAGTCGTAATAACTTTGGTGTCAAAAGTCACTGCAGACATCAGAAGACTCTACTAACATAttgcaattaaataaataaataaataatcgATTTTGTTTCATCTTCTGATGAGCAggggggctccagcccagggagcaTCCTCATTAACTCTTCTGGAGTAGCTCCAAGAGatccataaataaataaatacaaataataaatgCACATAAATAAAACGGCCAGAGAGGTTAGGGaggaagtgaaaaaaacaaaacaaaacaaaaaacaaaacaagtctttgccgggaggaggaggagggggccCTGCCGCCCACAGGTGCGAGGGAGCAGCGCCCCCCAGCGGCCCCCCGGGCAggcatatttaaatattcataaGCTCATTTCAATATTAATAAAGTCTATTTACTgtaaaaacaatgaaaacaaaaaattagcTAGGCTGCAACTGGCCAGCTATCGAATTCAATTAATTCTCTAATATCTTCTTGCACACTGCACAAAATCTTGCTAGATCTGAATTATATCCTCTCCAAAGAGTTGTATTGGAAAGCTCACACATCTGTTCCATATGTTTACTAAATCTGagtttatttattaataaagtCAGTGTTTTCTTGTGGTCAGCAATATAGTTGGTCTGCTCTGTTCCATCCCATGCACCAAAAAGCATCTCCTTACAGAACCTGGCAGAAATGTTTAATGATATGAAGAACATGAATCGATTTTTGGACACACAAGCTCTTAGTTACTGGCTTGCTTGCTAGAAAACTATTTTCCTGACTTATAAACTACAGCTATTTTCTCTGGAGCACAGCCTGTTACCTGGAGGATGCAGAATCCTGATCGGAGAATGACATCctctatttcttcttctttatcAATGACATCTGGTTTGATGATAGCCAGAGTTCTCTCCACATAAATCTGAGGTTCAGGCATTAAGACCTCCATCCTGGCTTCTATATTAGAATTCACTTGCCCCTTTCGTACTGCAATGACACCAGTACATGACATTTGGAATTTGTCTACTGCACAGTCACCTATGGTGACACTCACCATGTACTCCAGGAACAGAAAGGGTCACACCCACCTCACAAAATCCATGAGATGTTCTCTGGACAAGTTAGCACTCTGTAGTTCACATTCCCATTTTCAGTGCAGTGGCATTTTGTGGAAAATAAGGCCAAAATTTAATGTTGTTATTCACTAAGTTAGACAATGAATGAGGAGAGAGAGGCATTATCACACACCCTGATGtgggctccctgtgctcccacacCCTCCATCCACCATGGGCTCCTACAAACCCCAAATCTGTATCCTCACACATGAGGTCTGTGGGTGGGACTAATGACTTGGAGCTGGTAATTCCTCAATGGTTATTTAATTCCTGTATTTATGGGCTCCAGACAAAGTACTGGTTTTCTGACTGAGCAGACGCCCTGGCAAGCTGAGAGCACAGAATTGTGTTGAGAGTGGTGGAACCTGTGAGGGGGTTTCTGACAGACCTGGGTCCATTTGTAACCTTTTCACCAggaaatggtttgggttgggagggaccctaaagaccatccagttccactcTGTTATGGGCaagaacaccttccactatcccaggttggtccaatccccatcccacctggccttgaacatttccacggatgcagcagccacagcttcactGGACAAcgtgtgccagggcctcatcaccctcaAAGCCAAGAAGGGCTCCCCAGTATCCCACCTAACCCTGTCCTctgtcagtgggaagccattcaCCCTTTTCCTGACTCTCCCTGTCCTGGTCGCAAGTCCCTCTCCAACTCTtttggagcccctttaggcactcGGACGGGGTCGAAGGTCTCCATGGAACCTTTGCCTCTCCAGGCTATACACCCTCAGCTCTCTTAACCTTTCAGAGAGAACTGCGAGCGCAGGATGCTGCGGGGGATCCTGACGGAGCCTCAGAGAACGGCACACGATGGCACCTGCACCCTCGCCCGCTGCCCGCCGTGTCCCCacgctcccagccctggctctctTCATCCGCCCTGCACCAGACCCAGACACGCAGAccctggctggctgctccctgctgcaaaGTCCGCTTGTAACCCCCAGATCCACCTGCCTTGGGGCCCGGCCCGGCTTTGCTATCGCGGTTGCTATCCCGGCCTCCGGGACTCCGCCGGACCCGCCGCCGTTGCCGGGCGATGGCGGGGCCGGTCCCGGACACAAGATGGCGCCCGCGGGCCTCGGCGGGGCGGGACGAAGATGGCGGCCGGGAGCAGCGCGGTGATGGCGGCGGAGGCGGAGCGCGCCTCAGGACCCGCGACGGCCGCGGGCTCCAAGCACACAACGGGAGACCGTGGCTGTCCCGGCATGGGCTCCGCGGTGGTGCGGGAATAAAGAGCGGAGTGCTGTGATCTCCGGGGCTCATCTCAAAAACCTCATTCCTCCCTGACAATAAAACCTTTATGTAGGTTTCACCTCACGCTCAGAACTGCTGAGGGAGCCACGCGCTCACAGCAAACGCTCGTGAAGCGACGTAGCGCGGTTTATTGGCGGGGAAAGAATAAGGGAAAAGCCAGCAGCCGTTCCAGGTCATTTATCAGGGCTTGTGGGAAGCGTTCCTGCGGACGCGCCTGagcagcggcggcgggcgggagcTCCCTCACAGCCGGAGCGCTGCCCCGAGCCACAGCTCTCTAATGGTGGCTCTCGGCACTGCGAGCCAATTACAGCGTCTCTCCGCGCCACTTCACgtttaaaacaaaaaggtgTAACGATCAGGAAACCCTCACCGTTCTGTGCGTTAAACCATCATGAGCTGGGCATTAAGAAGAGCTGGGGAGCCGCATTCTCTGGggatttcccccaaattttaCCGCGCCGCGATGCCAACGCTTTTGCTGCCTACACATGCCCTATTTCCCCGGCTCTCTGGGGCTGTCGGCTGGCAGGAACTGCCTGTGCAGTGTCCGCTGTCCACCCACCATGACCCGTAGTGGCCCGGTGTCACCTCCCGTGCTTGTTTACCGGCGCTCCCGGTGGAGCCGGGCCAGCTGGCCCCGCGCTATCGGGGCGTGGGTGGGGAACGGCCCCGATAACCGCGGCGCTGCCAACGCCGCCCTGCTCCTCGCTCTCCCCCCGAGCCTCGtcccctctcctcctcaccGTGTGCTCACCGAACTCTGCCATCCCAGGTGCTCGAACACCCGGGGCTCGCGGCTGACTTCAGCCAAAACTGCGCTCAGACCCTTGAGGTGACACTGACAAAGGGACACGGAGAAAACACAGGTGTGCAGGCATTGAACTTTAATGGTATCACGCTCAAAAAGGTAAAGGAGGAAAGACGAAAAATCCCCTAGGGTTTGGAGCCAGAGGTGCTGACACTTTGTGCCCTGGTTAGGTGAGGAAATAGCGAGTTTACAGCAAAAGCTGGTTTTAGTGTAAGAAAAGCCCATTTTGCCTTAACCTTTTTCATTAGTAATGtgaataatataaatatagaaacaagaaataaaaatatgcaggTATTTCCTTGCAGTCaacttgaaatatattttaaaaccgAAGACTGATATTCATAACCTTAAAAAATAAGGGCTCCAAGTGCACAAGGCAAATTCAGATACAGGTTTTCCTTCACCAACATGCCCACGtggcatttgtttctttaacCCTACCCAATATTTCATTTGAAGACATTGTAAACACTGCAACATCACAGAGATAATGGAtaaacatgttttatttttaagaaatgctgATAGAAAGagtttttagttttttagtTTAGTTCAGAGTTAATTCTAGCAACTCGTTTCTTTTCAAAGTCAATGAGCACAAGTCTGACAGCCCTTGCTTAAATTTAGCAGTTCAAAGGCTTCCTCTGCCTGCATGAACACTTCAGAATTATTGTTACATAAGAAATGTTGAATTTAATATCTGTGTTTCACTGTGAACGTGAATCTCCTGCAGTTTCTTtattgtgtaatttttttccaggcaCCCAGGACACgaaccccacagcagcacctccccgggcagccccaggctcagtTTGGGAGCAGGGCCcgcacagcccctgccctcccagctccccGGGCTGTGGCACAATTCCTCCCCTCGCTGTTTCCAGAAGCATTTCTGGAGGGCGGGGATGGTCTAATTTTAGTTCGGGAGAATCCTCCTCTCTCCAA of the Ammospiza nelsoni isolate bAmmNel1 chromosome 16, bAmmNel1.pri, whole genome shotgun sequence genome contains:
- the NME5 gene encoding nucleoside diphosphate kinase homolog 5; this translates as MEVLMPEPQIYVERTLAIIKPDVIDKEEEIEDVILRSGFCILQKRKLQLSPEQCSNFYAEQFGKMFFPNLTAYMSSGPIVAMVLARNCAVSYWKEMLGPSNSLRARITHPHSLRALYGTDELRNGLHGSVSTSSAEKEIRFIFPEAILEPLPTGQRARDYLNLYVKPTLLAGLTALCKEKPAEPMIWLADWLIEHNPNKPKLQYHVSQQEHQQ